A single region of the Oncorhynchus kisutch isolate 150728-3 linkage group LG30, Okis_V2, whole genome shotgun sequence genome encodes:
- the rnf182 gene encoding E3 ubiquitin-protein ligase RNF182, whose protein sequence is MMGKLRNMEEGGIVEGFSMEELECMICYCPYSLGSRRPKVLECCHRLCAKCLAKILDLGESPPNAVVCPFCRFVTSFPGEAVGNLPDDCNLVAALSLQTRNQRNLHYPNEGPTELLLSPRHLSSLMGNPPSGSPSSSTTTTTTHTYSSIRGSPNYMVITIMEPPPSPQDHHPYQLHSHPPGVGTIQGRDYHSSSLDSMASITQRWAVWNCAARALVWVLGLLYFSSLPMGVYLLIMQKTTLGVLLVSMVPASLVMIMVYGFCQCLCHEFWDLMPHSSQRTIIRGG, encoded by the coding sequence atgatggggaagTTACGGAATATGGAGGAAGGGGGGATAGTGGAGGGCTTCAGCATGGAGGAGCTGGAGTGCATGATCTGTTACTGCCCATATAGCCTGGGCAGCCGGCGCCCTAAGGTTCTCGAGTGCTGTCACCGCCTGTGTGCCAAGTGCCTGGCCAAGATCTTAGACTTGGGCGAGTCGCCACCCAATGCTGTGGTGTGCCCGTTTTGCCGGTTCGTCACTAGTTTCCCGGGCGAGGCGGTGGGTAACCTGCCAGATGACTGCAACTTGGTGGCCGCGCTGTCCCTCCAGACCCGGAACCAGAGGAACTTGCACTACCCCAATGAGGGCCCCACCGAGCTACTGCTCAGCCCCAGGCACCTAAGCTCACTCATGGGCAACCCTCCCAGCGgctccccatcctcctccactaccaccaccaccacccacacctACTCCTCCATCCGCGGCTCACCCAACTACATGGTCATCACCATCATGGAACCGCCTCCATCCCCTCAGGACCACCACCCCTACCAACTTCACTCCCACCCTCCTGGAGTGGGCACCATCCAGGGTAGGGATTACCACTCCTCCAGTCTGGACTCCATGGCCTCCATCACCCAGAGGTGGGCGGTGTGGAACTGCGCCGCCCGGGCGCTGGTGTGGGTGTTGGGGCTCCTCTACTTCAGCTCCTTGCCCATGGGAGTCTACCTGCTCATCATGCAGAAGACCACCCTGGGGGTCCTTCTGGTAAGCATGGTCCCGGCAAGCCTCGTCATGATCATGGTCTACGGCTTCTGCCAGTGCCTCTGTCACGAGTTCTGGGACCTTATGCCCCATAGCAGCCAAAGAACGATCATCCGAGGAGGTTAA